A DNA window from Lachancea thermotolerans CBS 6340 chromosome G complete sequence contains the following coding sequences:
- the APJ1 gene encoding Apj1p (similar to uniprot|P53940 Saccharomyces cerevisiae YNL077W APJ1 Putative chaperone of the HSP40 (DNAJ) family overexpression interferes with propagation of the [Psi ] prion): MKSVSNSELYDILGVSASASRQDIKKAYRVNALKHHPDKNGHSEESKLKFQQICKAYEILKDERKREMYDRFGTADESQWHTESTSYQEQSGMSAGDLFAQFFGGGSTTGSFFNDDMSFFGKRQGAHTAPSRRELPRGPDIKHYLKCTLEEVYHGKRAKLALKRTRLCKKCKGEGGLKASQCYTCGGRGIRTETKRHGPMVQTWSSTCSDCAGRGSFMKQKDICRDCNGQGCIRERRIFDIEVHKGMENGQEVVLPGEADEVVGSELGSEHVIPGDVIIILEQLPHKAFWRHRDASLVLDHCKVDLKTSLCGGPVWVDSHPSGKLLKIDVLPGEILKPGAIKCVEGMGMPKSGGRFGNLYIRFDVAFPESLKPETVEALRAALGQEPGANSGAGEPAVAVEGREVEEHVLSNFAPDLELSRDSYRKRQARGQSASSKRRKYADDDSNDSDVADEQNGGCTVH, encoded by the coding sequence ATGAAGTCGGTGTCGAATAGTGAACTCTACGATATATTAGGCGTTTCTGCTAGCGCATCGCGCCAAGATATAAAAAAGGCGTATCGCGTCAACGCGTTGAAACACCATCCTGACAAAAACGGACACTCAGAGGAGTCgaagctcaagttccaGCAGATCTGCAAAGCTTACGAAATTCTCAAGGACGAAAGAAAGCGCGAGATGTACGACAGGTTCGGAACAGCGGACGAAAGCCAGTGGCATACAGAATCCACTAGTTACCAGGAGCAATCGGGGATGTCTGCAGGGGACCTGTTCGCGCAGTTTTTCGGCGGAGGAAGCACGACaggcagcttcttcaacgacgACATGTCGTTCTTTGGAAAGCGACAGGGCGCTCATACAGCGCCATCGCGTCGTGAGTTGCCTCGCGGCCCCGACATAAAGCACTACCTCAAGTGTACTCTAGAAGAGGTTTATCATGGTAAGAGAGCGAAacttgctttgaaaagaactcgACTTTGCAAAAAGTGCAAAGGCGAGGGCGGCTTGAAGGCGTCGCAGTGCTACACATGCGGTGGACGCGGTATACGGACAGAAACGAAGCGGCATGGTCCCATGGTCCAAACATGGTCGTCAACATGCAGCGACTGTGCCGGTCGCGGCAGTTTTATGAAGCAGAAAGATATCTGTAGGGACTGCAACGGGCAGGGGTGCATCAGAGAACGCAGAATATTTGACATCGAGGTTCACAAGGGAATGGAAAATGGCCAAGAGGTTGTACTGCCTGGGGAGGCGGATGAGGTTGTTGGTTCAGAGCTTGGTAGCGAGCATGTGATACCTGGAGATGTGATCATTATTCTGGAACAGCTCCCGCACAAAGCGTTCTGGCGCCATCGCGATGCTAGCTTGGTGCTGGACCACTGTAAGGTTGACCTGAAAACCAGCCTGTGCGGCGGCCCTGTGTGGGTGGACTCCCATCCTTCCGGCAAACTGCTGAAAATTGACGTTTTGCCGGGGGAGATCTTGAAACCGGGAGCAATTAAATGCGTGGAAGGCATGGGGATGCCTAAGAGTGGCGGCAGGTTTGGTAACCTGTACATTCGGTTCGATGTCGCTTTCCCTGAATCACTTAAGCCGGAAACCGTTGAGGCGTTGAGAGCCGCGCTAGGCCAGGAACCTGGGGCGAACTCGGGCGCAGGAGAGCCAGCGGTCGCTGTCGAGGGCAGGGAGGTTGAGGAGCACGTTCTCAGCAACTTTGCTCCGGACCTCGAGCTGTCTAGAGACAGTTATCGGAAGCGGCAGGCCCGCGGACAAAGTGCATCGAGCAAGCGCCGCAAGTATGCGGATGACGACAGCAACGACAGCGATGTAGCCGATGAGCAGAACGGCGGCTGCACAGTGCATTga
- the TMA108 gene encoding Tma108p (similar to uniprot|P40462 Saccharomyces cerevisiae YIL137C RBF108 Hypothetical ORF), producing MFSLTNCVVPKRYNASLVLDHEKANFRGVLKVELEPRQGAKELSEFSLHGENLIVLSAHIGNLKFTVKYDRPGKAITFSTDKPIDVSNGQRVEPLILEYIGKINAIKTYKDATRGIFKTNYMDSETGSSDNYVIATHSQPGFARMILPCIDEVNHKAQFQLDITAHERFQIVSNTAAVSEERIPESQQKRVFFDTTPLMTPSLLAFVLGDLRSIESKVALPQGELPVRFLAAQQVELAAFGLDTVCKYLPALQEMFKLSFPIAKLDFALLPFLSDMAMENFGLITIQQDNVLLGPTNLADASVQSRVEQLLVHELVHQWMGNYISFDSWDHLWFNEAFATWCACEVLSNVKGADYFASDDYLFQLESCLKRDSIPESRSISDTCKSDHVAQTADAVDPQNYAKGISLIRSLQCSVGKENFKLALQEFVSDEKFHNRSIKPSEIWTFFGKKLRSENIPNYMFSWVHTPSFPILHVTQESGKTTLQQHRVKSAPDQQFEDVPYHIPLFTRLPDGSLDKNHALLTDRTLSLDYPVVSFNSNVQGYYRVSYESASCYEQIAQAISSGALSELDLYGIMRDLNDFIGNEIYQNKEHLDGLIHIISKTVPKIDNETLSKYYIGWSMGLKILEQLDLSVMRFASSGKDLDLEKLIIAPFFKRIDWPESFHGSKRDAYEIDVMAQVLSLGKKLPEVQALCAKYFKKVLQGPKAAIPFELVGSIFTVVSFQNTTLKQWKKHFELAKSSQGIAPHVTGCSPADLQTVALETIGFSTSLELVQKALNFVLTNISLGGSEKALFGMSYNAKEKCGNQCVRDVVWEWFIQHYDQWARKSLSGGSQESGKIKSTLMALSVIVFEMWLDTPEKIDTFTAMKQSAFGTTLGVSEIWASVKDSQLSKMKIYQGLLGF from the coding sequence ATGTTCTCGCTGACCAACTGTGTGGTACCCAAGCGGTATAATGCCTCCCTAGTTTTGGACCATGAAAAGGCTAATTTCCGCGGTGTTCTGAAGGTCGAACTTGAGCCTCGCCAGGGCGCCAAGGAACTTAGCGAATTTTCGCTACATGGGGAGAACCTAATCGTCCTTTCTGCACACATAGgaaatttgaaattcaCGGTGAAGTACGATAGACCGGGAAAAGCTATCACTTTCTCGACAGACAAGCCAATTGATGTCTCCAACGGACAGCGAGTGGAACCTCTTATTCTAGAATACATCGGCAAGATCAACGCTATCAAGACGTACAAAGATGCCACTAGGGGAATCTTCAAGACCAATTACATGGACTCAGAGACTGGCAGCAGCGATAACTACGTGATCGCTACGCACTCACAACCTGGCTTTGCTCGTATGATTCTTCCATGTATCGATGAAGTCAACCATAAGGCACAGTTCCAGCTCGATATTACTGCTCACGAGCGCTTCCAAATAGTATCCAATACCGCCGCGGTTTCAGAGGAGAGGATCCCAGAGAGCCAGCAGAAGCGTGTGTTCTTTGACACGACGCCGTTGATGACTCCATCGCTGTTGGCCTTTGTTTTAGGTGACCTACGGTCAATTGAGTCCAAAGTTGCGCTGCCTCAAGGAGAGCTCCCAGTTCGGTTCCtcgctgctcaacaagtcGAGCTTGCAGCATTTGGCCTTGACACAGTCTGCAAATACCTACCTGCCCTGCAAGAAATGTTCAAATTAAGCTTTCCTATTGCCAAGCTCGACTTTGCACTGTTGCCTTTTCTAAGTGACATGGCTATGGAGAACTTTGGTCTCATAACCATTCAACAAGACAACGTGTTACTGGGTCCTACTAATTTGGCCGATGCAAGTGTCCAGTCTCGGGTTGAGCAGCTGCTTGTCCACGAGTTGGTCCACCAGTGGATGGGAAACTACATCTCTTTCGACTCCTGGGATCATTTGTGGTTCAACGAGGCCTTTGCGACATGGTGCGCATGTGAAGTACTGAGCAACGTTAAGGGGGCAGATTACTTTGCTTCAGATGACTACTTGTTTCAATTAGAATCATGCCTCAAGAGGGACTCTATCCCAGAGAGTCGAAGCATTTCAGACACCTGTAAATCGGACCACGTTGCGCAAACAGCCGACGCAGTTGACCCCCAGAACTATGCTAAAGGAATATCTTTAATAAGGTCTTTACAGTGTAGCGTTGGAAAggaaaatttcaagctaGCCCTGCAAGAGTTTGTAAGCGACGAAAAATTCCACAATCGGAGCATTAAACCTTCCGAAATATGGACtttctttggaaagaagtTGCGCTCGGAAAACATCCCCAACTATATGTTTTCATGGGTACACACCCCAAGCTTTCCTATATTGCATGTAACGCAAGAGAGTGGAAAAACCACCTTGCAACAGCACCGAGTTAAGTCCGCTCCAGATCAGCAGTTCGAAGACGTGCCTTACCACATACCCCTCTTTACGAGGCTGCCAGATGGGTCTCTGGACAAGAACCATGCTCTCCTCACGGATAGGACATTGAGTCTGGATTATCCTGTTGTGTCTTTTAACTCAAACGTTCAAGGGTATTACAGGGTATCCTACGAATCCGCCTCATGCTATGAGCAAATAGCACAAGCTATCTCAAGTGGCGCTCTGTCCGAGCTTGACCTTTACGGAATAATGCGCGATCTCAACGACTTTATTGGTAATGAGATTTATCAAAATAAGGAGCATCTTGACGGACTGATccatatcatttcaaaAACGGTTCCCAAGATTGATAATGAGACGCTTTCAAAGTATTATATTGGTTGGAGCATGGGcttaaaaattttagagcAGCTTGACTTGAGTGTGATGAGATTTGCCAGCAGTGGCAAAGACTTGGACCTCGAGAAATTGATCATTGCGCCCTTTTTCAAGCGGATAGATTGGCCGGAAAGCTTTCATGGATCCAAGCGCGATGCCTACGAGATAGATGTGATGGCACAGGTTTTGTCTTTGGGGAAGAAACTGCCTGAGGTTCAAGCGTTGTGTGCTAAATATTTTAAGAAAGTACTTCAGGGCCCTAAAGCTGCCATACCATTTGAACTAGTTGGTAGCATCTTCACAGTTGTATCATTCCAGAACACTACTTTGAAACAGTGGAAGAAACACTTTGAGCTTGCAAAGTCCAGCCAAGGGATAGCACCTCATGTAACAGGTTGCTCACCTGCTGACTTGCAAACTGTGGCCTTGGAAACAATAGGCTTTTCCACATCATTAGAACTGGtccaaaaagccttgaaCTTTGTTCTCACAAATATCAGCTTAGGAGGTAGTGAGAAAGCCTTGTTTGGAATGTCTTATAAtgcaaaagaaaaatgcgGTAATCAATGCGTGCGCGACGTGGTCTGGGAATGGTTCATTCAGCATTACGATCAGTGGGCTAGAAAATCCTTGTCGGGCGGCTCGCAAGAGAGCGGGAAGATAAAGAGCACGTTGATGGCTCTATCGGTTatcgtttttgaaatgTGGCTGGATACCCCAGAGAAAATTGACACTTTTACAGCCATGAAACAGAGCGCTTTTGGAACGACATTAGGCGTTTCGGAAATTTGGGCATCCGTGAAGGATAGCCAGCTTTCGAAAATGAAGATCTATCAGGGTCTTTTGGGATTCTAG
- the NIS1 gene encoding Nis1p (weakly similar to uniprot|P53939 Saccharomyces cerevisiae YNL078W NIS1 Protein localized in the bud neck at G2/M phase physically interacts with septins possibly involved in a mitotic signaling network), which yields MCSEYSLLSQESIVVDLSIQNPRLSNALHCYPTSTSPSSPDSDRLPFYQRTNAARALEDAEDMTDEEQEQSLIQPLIDAHNRSSDEPLRLKTTCATTALPQRVPVPYRTHRPQHSQTVTILDESESEQSKPFVSQQLTMSQFDLQQTRNFEQRAKLRQQALEAHNSDSNNTLGILDKVCKWSRYSKRAQKRPQRTPSARSASSVRRAPSLSKRKDFSNKSEMASFASSGNFIFHRGFSLRRAPGLPPRYKYRSRAELASAMDYVAPESTPVTDFTTSQHFLTMQLKPPAFWQVLRLHPKFTYKFVSAGSLYRQSLNSQKGLHRNSIRRPSPLPQRVRTLRRSKSVPGSRKNITLQLQNPQLYDVWRHYVMSVVLQRIQFRMYLVNSSNSDKVSTSESDASQPLSRCSSLALQASWINDFGARNTRGDDTYAGSCKDEASSISSSGRHQGIRRLRLVS from the coding sequence ATGTGTTCCGAGTACTCCCTGTTGTCGCAGGAGTCCATCGTGGTAGACCTCAGTATTCAAAACCCTCGCCTCTCCAATGCACTTCACTGCTACCCCACTAGCACCTCTCCATCCTCTCCCGATTCGGACCGGCTGCCCTTCTACCAACGAACCAACGCAGCACGCGCGCTTGAGGACGCCGAAGATATGACTGACGAGGAGCAAGAGCAGTCGCTCATCCAACCTCTCATCGACGCTCACAACCGCAGCTCTGATGAGCCCTTGAGGCTCAAGACCACCTGCGCGACCACCGCTTTGCCTCAAAGAGTCCCGGTGCCTTACCGCACCCACAGGCCGCAGCACTCGCAGACGGTAACCATCCTGGACGAGTCCGAGTCCGAGCAAAGCAAGCCCTTTGTCAGCCAGCAGCTGACGATGAGCCAGTTCGATCTCCAGCAAACTAGGAACTTTGAGCAGCGTGCCAAACTTCGGCAGCAGGCCTTGGAAGCCCACAACAGTGACTCTAACAATACCCTCGGCATCCTAGACAAAGTATGCAAGTGGTCGCGCTACTCTAAACGTGCTCAGAAACGTCCTCAGAGGACCCCCTCTGCCCGGAGTGCCTCCTCTGTCCGGCGCGCCCCCTCGCTTTCCAAGCGCAAGGACTTCTCTAACAAAAGCGAAATGGCGTCTTTCGCGAGTTCAGGAAATTTCATCTTCCACCGTGGATTCTCGTTGCGCCGCGCGCCGGGCTTGCCCCCAAGATACAAGTACCGGTCTCGCGCCGAGCTGGCTTCTGCTATGGACTATGTGGCGCCGGAAAGCACTCCCGTTACAGACTTCACGACGTCACAGCACTTTCTGACGATGCAATTGAAACCTCCTGCGTTCTGGCAGGTGCTGCGGCTTCATCCGAAGTTTACGTACAAATTCGTTTCGGCTGGCTCTTTATATAGACAGAGCTTGAACTCTCAGAAGGGCTTACACAGGAACAGCATACGCCGGCCCTCCCCCCTACCTCAGCGGGTGCGGACGCTACGAAGGTCAAAATCTGTGCCAGGCTCCCGCAAGAACATTACTCTTCAACTACAAAACCCTCAACTCTACGATGTATGGAGACACTACGTTATGAGTGTTGTTCTTCAGCGGATCCAGTTTCGGATGTATCTCGTCAACAGCTCCAACTCAGATAAAGTGTCGACTTCAGAAAGCGATGCCAGCCAGCCATTATCGAGGTGCTCTAGCTTAGCGCTTCAAGCTTCCTGGATTAACGATTTTGGCGCGAGAAACACTCGAGGCGATGACACTTACGCAGGCTCTTGTAAGGACGAGGCAAGCTCAATTTCAAGCTCGGGAAGGCATCAGGGCATACGTAGACTAAGGCTGGTCTCTTAA
- the OM45 gene encoding Om45p (weakly similar to uniprot|P16547 Saccharomyces cerevisiae YIL136W OM45 Protein of unknown function major constituent of the mitochondrial outer membrane located on the outer (cytosolic) face of the outer membrane), which yields MSSKKIIGGAAMVAAGYALYEYQVQRQQRHLNTGALTQAPHKDAHLFEKKGGEAGSKLDQVTNQARDQVAGWAHDADRKVSSTMADVERAKANSSKWIGDQLGEAQEAVTDRRDKYLERSGELNAIVEETNERKREGQNRISRLVTDARDTISADIRNIKDGVSEDASSIKEAFVGAKKGTQDTADSLKRQASDVESDIKNKAGNARDTAVEAKESIFNWGFSKAEKAKAVAIQEYDQANKHFNELRDKYNSEKGLFSSGDQELKKQVDEASKKLEEYKKKLEDASSRYAKYTNDNINELSDKLEQEDRKLRKKGFFQWLRGDTSGSDKSKAHDVDEVATKSVVGWGETAEALAREELDELVRNKKIGRSEAQRRLDELKKIKDEGWFTYKGRNDEALAKRAAKALEGWGETASELAQEEYEEARRKTSNFNAPKTISDAVDTAKEKLDAAKKNLDENASGLWSSGKEKSEELRQKAQQEYEQAQKDYSSSLQSLSEWSEKAKGKFWSGADTALDATKSTADTLHAKAKEGLNSAQEYAKDKKE from the coding sequence ATGTCGTCCAAAAAAATCATCGGAGGCGCGGCCATGGTTGCCGCGGGATACGCACTGTACGAGTACCAGGTGCAGCGGCAGCAACGGCACCTCAACACCGGGGCGCTGACGCAGGCGCCCCACAAGGACGCGCATCTGTTCGAGAAGAAGGGCGGCGAGGCCGGCTCCAAGCTCGACCAGGTGACCAACCAGGCGCGCGACCAGGTGGCCGGGTGGGCGCACGACGCGGACCGCAAGGTGTCGTCGACGATGGCGGACGTGGAGCGTGCCAAGGCCAATAGTTCGAAGTGGATCGGCGACCAGCTGGGCGAGGCTCAGGAGGCCGTCACGGACCGCCGCGACAAGTACCTGGAGCGCTCCGGTGAGCTTAACGCGATTGTGGAGGAGACCAACGAGCGCAAGCGCGAGGGCCAGAACCGGATCTCGCGCCTGGTGACGGACGCGCGCGACACGATCTCCGCGGACATCCGCAACATCAAGGATGGCGTGTCCGAGGACGCGTCGAGCATCAAGGAGGCCTTTGTGGGCGCCAAGAAGGGCACGCAGGATACTGCGGACTCCCTGAAGCGCCAGGCCTCGGACGTGGAGTCCgacatcaagaacaaggccGGCAACGCGCGCGACACCGCGGTCGAGGCCAAGGAGTCCATCTTCAACTGGGGCTTCAGCAAGGCTGAGAAGGCCAAGGCCGTGGCCATCCAGGAGTACGACCAGGCCAACAAGCACTTCAACGAGCTGCGCGACAAGTACAACTCAGAGAAGGGCCTGTTCTCTAGCGGCGACCAAGAGCTTAAGAAGCAGGTCGACGAGGccagcaagaagctcgaggagtacaagaagaagctcgaagatGCGTCTTCGCGCTACGCCAAGTACACCAACGACAACATCAACGAGCTGTCTGACaagctggagcaggaggACCGCAAGCTGCGCAAGAAGGGCTTTTTTCAGTGGCTGAGAGGCGACACCTCCGGCAGTGACAAGTCTAAGGCCCACGACGTGGACGAGGTCGCTACTAAGAGTGTTGTCGGGTGGGGCGAGACCGCCGAGGCGCTGGCCCGCGAGGAACTCGACGAGCTAGTCcgcaacaagaagatcgGACGCAGCGAGGCTCAGAGACGTctcgatgagctgaagaagatcaaggacGAGGGCTGGTTCACCTACAAGGGAAGAAACGACGAAGCGCTCGCCAAGAGAGCCGCCAAGGCTCTAGAGGGCTGGGGAGAGACCGCCTCGGAGCTGGCACAAGAGGAGTACGAGGAGGCCAGGAGAAAGACCTCCAACTTCAACGCTCCCAAGACTATCTCCGACGCTGTAGACACGGCCAAGGAGAAGCTGGACGCTGCGAAGAAGAATCTCGACGAAAACGCTTCCGGCCTGTGGTCCTCTGGTAAGGAGAAGTCCGAGGAGCTCCGTCAGAAAGCCCAGCAAGAGTACGAACAGGCCCAGAAGGATTACAGCTCCTCTCTGCAGAGCCTCTCTGAGTGGTCCGAGAAGGCCAAGGGGAAGTTCTGGTCAGGTGCTGACACCGCCCTGGACGCTACCAAGTCCACCGCTGACACTCTGCATGCAAAGGCAAAGGAGGGGTTGAACTCCGCCCAGGAGTACGCCAAGGATAAGAAGGAGTGA